A window of Malaclemys terrapin pileata isolate rMalTer1 chromosome 14, rMalTer1.hap1, whole genome shotgun sequence contains these coding sequences:
- the E2F4 gene encoding transcription factor E2F4, with translation MAESGPQPLGAPSRHEKSLGLLTTKFVSLLQEAKDGVLDLKLAADTLAVRQKRRIYDITNVLEGIGLIEKKSKNSIQWKGVGPGCNTREIAHKLIELKAEIEDLEQREQELEQQKMWVQQSIKNVTEDVQNSRYPFSPPSSRKLHLFSLTTGTLAYVTHEDICKCFTGDTLLAIRAPSGTRLEVPIPEGLNGQKKYQIHLKSTSGPIDVLLVNKDALSSPPVVLPVPPPEDLIQCQPVVPAKPQRSPVAHFQEASVPSSTHPSTPTPTSTQDHSPAAQKTTSPESSVSAAESKSSSDFDPLSSVAAPTSQPPVLDTQPLQSSASLDSSSVLPNPSTSFEPIKPDPTEMLELPKELSEMFDPTRECMNSELLEELMSSEVFAPLLRLSPPPGDHDYIYNLDESEGVCDLFDVPILNL, from the exons ATGGCGGAGTCCGGGCCGCAGCCCCTGGGGGCCCCGAGCCGGCACGAGAAGAGCCTGGGGCTGCTCACCACCAAGTTCGTGTCGCTGCTGCAGGAGGCCAAGGACGGCGTGTTGGACCTCAAGCTG GCAGCAGATACCTTGGCGGTGCGGCAGAAACGGCGAATCTACGACATCACAAATGTTCTGGAGGGCATTGGGCTGATCGAGAAGAAATCCAAGAACAGTATCCAGTGGAA AGGTGTGGGCCCGGGCTGCAACACCCGCGAGATAGCCCACAAACTCATTGAGCTGAAGGCGGAGATAGAGGACCTGGAGCAGCGCGAacaggagctggagcagcagaAGATGTGGGTCCAGCAGAGCATCAAAAACGTCACCGAAGACGTACAGAACAGCAGATATCCTttcagcccccccagctcccg GAAGCTGCACCTTTTCTCCTTAACCACAGGAACGTTAGCCTATGTGACGCACGAAGATATCTGCAAGTGCTTCACAG GAGACACCCTCCTAGCAATTCGAGCCCCGTCAGGCACTCGGTTGGAGGTTCCCATTCCGGAG GGCCTGAATGGACAGAAGAAATATCAGATCCATCTGAAAAGCACTAGTGGTCCAATTGATGTCCTCCTTGTAAACAAAGATGCTTTGAGCTCCCCCCCTGTGGtgctccctgtccctccccctgaAGACCTCATTCAGTGCCAGCCAGTCGTGCCCGCTAAACCACAGAGATCGCCTGTTGCCCACTTCCAGGAGGCATCTGTCCCCAGCAGTACGCACCCGTCCACGCCCACACCGACCAGCACTCAGGACCACAGCCCCGCTGCACAGAAAACAACGAGCCCAG AATCCAGCGTTTCGGCAGCAGAGTCCAAGAGCAGCAGCGACTTCGACCCTCTCAGCTCAGTGGCCGCGCCAACCAGCCAGCCGCCGGTGTTAGATACGCAGCCGCTCCAGTCATCTGCCTCGCTAGACAGCAGCTCCGTCCTGCCCAATCCCTCTACCTCCTTTGAGCCAATCAAGCCAGATCCCACAGAGA TGCTGGAACTTCCCAAAGAACTCTCGGAGATGTTTGATCCAACACGAG AATGTATGAACTCCGAGCTGCTGGAAGAGCTGATGTCGTCCGAAG TATTTGCTcccttgctccgcctctcccctccccccggagacCACGACTACATCTACAACCTGGACGAGAGTGAAGGCGTCTGCGACCTCTTTGACGTGCCTATCCTCAACCTCTGA